The Streptomyces kanamyceticus DNA segment GGCCGTTGAGGGAGCCCGTCATCCAGATCTGCGCCTGCTGGGCGACGAGGTAGTCGCCCTTGGTCATGAAGAGCGTGGTGACCGAGCGCAGCGCGATCGCGAAGCCGATGCCGATGAGGACGAAGCGGGTGGCGTGCAGCCCGCCGCGCCACGCGAAGGCGTACACGAGGGCGGCGGCGAGCACGCCGCCGAGCACCGAGAGGTAGGGCAGCGCGGTGTAGGAGGTGATCCCGAAGGTCATCGCGCCGACGGTGAGGGCGCTCGCGCCCTGGCTGATGCCGATGATGTCGGGGCTGGCCAGGGGGTTGCGGGCGACGGTCTGGATGAGCCCGCCCGCGACGCCGAACGCGGCGCCGACCAGGAGGCCGACGACCAGGCGCGGTTCGCGCAGGGTGCCGACGACCAGTTCGTCGGCGGAGGGCTGCCCGAAGACGACCTTCAGGGCCTCGGCGGGGTGCACGAAGGACTCGCCGACACAGAGGTACGCCAGGCAGCTCGCGGCGAGGAGCACGGCGAGGCCGACCGCGACGACGGCGGCGCGGCGGTGGACCAGGAAGTTGGCCTCGCGGACGCGGAGGACCGCGTATCCGGCGGGGCGTACGTTCCCCGTCCTCACGCGCTCCGTGGGCACTGTCGCCGTCACGCGGCCACCGCCTTCCTGCGGACGAGGGTCACCAGGAACGGCACCCCGATGAGCGCGGTCATCACGCCCGCGGGCACCTCGCTCGGCGGGAAGATCA contains these protein-coding regions:
- a CDS encoding FecCD family ABC transporter permease, with the protein product MTATVPTERVRTGNVRPAGYAVLRVREANFLVHRRAAVVAVGLAVLLAASCLAYLCVGESFVHPAEALKVVFGQPSADELVVGTLREPRLVVGLLVGAAFGVAGGLIQTVARNPLASPDIIGISQGASALTVGAMTFGITSYTALPYLSVLGGVLAAALVYAFAWRGGLHATRFVLIGIGFAIALRSVTTLFMTKGDYLVAQQAQIWMTGSLNGRGWAEADPLGLVLLVLLPFVFWAARAQRSVTMDDDTATALGVRLNRVRLGLVLLGVVLASVATGAAGPVDFVALLAPQIARRLTRTAQIPLFCSALLGALIIVVADLLARRLFAPTELPVGVLTAAVGAPYLIWLIIRSRSVRSGGTQ